In Vicia villosa cultivar HV-30 ecotype Madison, WI unplaced genomic scaffold, Vvil1.0 ctg.001537F_1_1, whole genome shotgun sequence, one DNA window encodes the following:
- the LOC131635721 gene encoding uncharacterized protein LOC131635721: MLTAGKFSMQRMYDSLIEDSNIVLWFNLMMHNLARPNARITLWLLYHGHLPTKDRLVWFGVIGNAVCSMCGIWQGVLNWLNVNHTPQPWSLDLIWILAKTKEKGRRARILKMAVTKTIHEVWLYRNAIVFNYDTYRNNTLERIIDSIVYKGWRNRKIRLHLANLMV; the protein is encoded by the exons ATGTTAACAGCGGGGAAGTTTTCAATGCAAAGAATGTACGATAGCTTGATTGAGGATAGCAATATTGTGCTTTGGTTTAACTTGATGATGCACAATTTGGCTAGACCAAATGCTCGTATAACTTTGTGGCTGCTTTATCATGGGCATCTTCCTACAAAAGATAGGTTGGTCTGGTTTGGTGTTATAGGAAATGCAGTGTGTAGCATGTGTG GTATTTGGCAAGGGGTTTTGAATTGGTTAAATGTTAATCATACTCCTCAGCCTTGGAGTCTAGATTTGATTTGGATTTTGGCTAAGACAAAAGAAAAAGGACGGAGAGCTCGAATTCTAAAGATGGCTGTAACAAAAACCATTCATGAAGTATGGTTGTATAGAAATGCGATAGTGTTTAACTATGATACATATAGGAACAATACTTTGGAAAGAATTATTGATAGTATTGTGTATAAAGGTTGGAGGAATAGGAAAATTAGATTGCACCTTGCAAATCTAATGGTATAG